Proteins from a genomic interval of Benincasa hispida cultivar B227 chromosome 7, ASM972705v1, whole genome shotgun sequence:
- the LOC120082017 gene encoding GEM-like protein 4 produces MKTTLQEYMLEFQMSLALVRARYLGHPSRHFHKSSSDDGSQSIEKYNEKDWILNRLNKNGKRTDSIIYELREHEKLGAKISETVKGKLSLGGRILRVGGLRKMYKKLFSMSEGEKVLKASQCYLSTTNGPLAGLLFISTHNIAFCSDKSIKLDDYVTFHYKVVIPKEKVMRVNESENVKKASEKYIQIVTMDNFEFWLKGFLNYQSTFNYLDQVVERRL; encoded by the exons atgaaaactaccCTTCAAGAATATATGTTGGAATTTCAAATGTCATTGGCTCTAGTACGAGCTAGATATTTGGGTCATCCTTCAAGGCATTTTCACAAATCTTCTTCAGATGATGGATCTCAATCGATTGAGAAAT ATAATGAGAAAGATTGGATCTTGAATAGACTCAACAAAAATGGGAAAAGAACAGACAGTATCATTTATGAACTCCGAGAACATG AGAAATTAGGAGCCAAGATATCAGAAACAGTAAAGGGAAAGCTGAGTTTAGGAGGAAGAATTTTGAGAGTTGGTGGGCTAAGGAAAATGTACAAGAAACTATTTTCAATGAGTGAAGGAGAGAAGGTTTTGAAGGCTTCACAATGCTATTTATCAACAACAAATGGGCCTTTGGCTGGCCTTCTCTTTATTTCCACTCATAACATTGCTTTTTGCAGTGATAAATccatcaaacttgatgattatGTTACATTTCACTATAAG GTTGTGATTCCAAAGGAGAAGGTGATGAGAGTAAATGAAAGTGAGAATGTTAAGAAAGCTTCAGAAAAGTACATACAAATAGTGACAATGGACAATTTTGAGTTTTGGTTGAAGGGATTTTTAAATTATCAATCTACTTTCAATTATCTTGATCAGGTAGTAGAGAGAAGACTTtga
- the LOC120081988 gene encoding GEM-like protein 4 isoform X2, with protein sequence MASSFQDKQMVIGAPFRLTAALGRLRHDSVAASSKSMKRYNGKDYCSVRNRVSKMRRKANGFAHGIRDHLRLGPKIRETVKEKLRLGARIVKVGGLRKVHEKLFREVKNNKGEELVKASQCYLSTTAGPIAGLLFISTHHIAFCSDTPIKISSPNGRHHFKFHYKVVIRKEKVMRVNESENVKKASEKYIQIVTLDNFEFWFMGFLNYQSTFKSLKGVVEKSLSLLLFSNGLKMGIMCTYICVCHLKYKIFDSLYRLIQSN encoded by the exons ATGGCTAGTTCATTTCAAGATAAGCAAATGGTCATTGGAGCTCCGTTCAGGTTGACGGCTGCTTTGGGGCGGCTCCGGCATGATTCTGTGGCGGCTAGCTCCAAATCAATGAAACGAT ATAATGGGAAAGATTATTGTTCAGTAAGAAACCGAGTGAGCAagatgagaagaaaagctaATGGCTTTGCTCATGGGATTCGAGACCACC tGAGATTGGGGCCTAAGATAAGAGAGACAGTGAAGGAAAAGTTGAGATTAGGAGCCAGAATAGTGAAAGTTGGTGGGTTGAGAAAAGTGCATGAAAAATTGTTTAGAGAAGTGAAGAACAACAAAGGAGAAGAATTGGTTAAGGCTTCCCAATGCTATTTATCAACAACAGCTGGTCCTATTGCTGGCCTTCTCTTCATCTCCACTCATCATATTGCTTTCTGTAGTGACACACCCATCAAAATCTCTTCTCCAAATGGACGTCatcatttcaaattccattACAAA GTTGTGATTCGAAAGGAGAAGGTGATGAGAGTGAATGAAAGTGAGAATGTAAAGAAAGCTTCAGAAAAATACATACAAATAGTGACATTGGACAACTTTGAGTTTTGGTTTATgggttttttaaattatcaatCTACTTTCAAATCTCTTAAGGGAGTAGTAGAGAAGAGTTTGAGCTTATTGCTTTTTTCTAATGGCTTAAAGATGGGGATCATGTGTacttatatatgtgtgtgtcatttgaagtataaaatatttgattctttgtacagatTAATCCAATCTAATTAA
- the LOC120081988 gene encoding GEM-like protein 4 isoform X1, whose product MASSFQDKQMVIGAPFRLTAALGRLRHDSVAASSKSMKRCLMKIADNGKDYCSVRNRVSKMRRKANGFAHGIRDHLRLGPKIRETVKEKLRLGARIVKVGGLRKVHEKLFREVKNNKGEELVKASQCYLSTTAGPIAGLLFISTHHIAFCSDTPIKISSPNGRHHFKFHYKVVIRKEKVMRVNESENVKKASEKYIQIVTLDNFEFWFMGFLNYQSTFKSLKGVVEKSLSLLLFSNGLKMGIMCTYICVCHLKYKIFDSLYRLIQSN is encoded by the exons ATGGCTAGTTCATTTCAAGATAAGCAAATGGTCATTGGAGCTCCGTTCAGGTTGACGGCTGCTTTGGGGCGGCTCCGGCATGATTCTGTGGCGGCTAGCTCCAAATCAATGAAACGAT GTTTGATGAAAATTGCAGATAATGGGAAAGATTATTGTTCAGTAAGAAACCGAGTGAGCAagatgagaagaaaagctaATGGCTTTGCTCATGGGATTCGAGACCACC tGAGATTGGGGCCTAAGATAAGAGAGACAGTGAAGGAAAAGTTGAGATTAGGAGCCAGAATAGTGAAAGTTGGTGGGTTGAGAAAAGTGCATGAAAAATTGTTTAGAGAAGTGAAGAACAACAAAGGAGAAGAATTGGTTAAGGCTTCCCAATGCTATTTATCAACAACAGCTGGTCCTATTGCTGGCCTTCTCTTCATCTCCACTCATCATATTGCTTTCTGTAGTGACACACCCATCAAAATCTCTTCTCCAAATGGACGTCatcatttcaaattccattACAAA GTTGTGATTCGAAAGGAGAAGGTGATGAGAGTGAATGAAAGTGAGAATGTAAAGAAAGCTTCAGAAAAATACATACAAATAGTGACATTGGACAACTTTGAGTTTTGGTTTATgggttttttaaattatcaatCTACTTTCAAATCTCTTAAGGGAGTAGTAGAGAAGAGTTTGAGCTTATTGCTTTTTTCTAATGGCTTAAAGATGGGGATCATGTGTacttatatatgtgtgtgtcatttgaagtataaaatatttgattctttgtacagatTAATCCAATCTAATTAA